The proteins below come from a single Corynebacterium glyciniphilum AJ 3170 genomic window:
- a CDS encoding ATP-binding protein: MTPPVWTCNTVVSTPEDQWFDRKSFRTQGKDLAKTIIAFANSDGGTVALGIHSGQLEGLPSADQLNQFRQVGVEQVNPTVRYDLSVLDCRDEDGNPAQVCLIDVPASEQVHESAGGTCYLRVGDQSMKLNFDDQLELRYSKGERQFDSQPVRGAEDLGLAPLNTQNAEAYAGTIGARDAISALRGRHLLTRRDEVTVAAELLFGTDPQEFFPNALIRVLQYEGPRRETGRRQNIVEDIRIEGTLPSMIEEAAATVRRLFPRRRRLDDTGTFTWQATLPEDAWLEGLVNAVLHRSYSLTGDHIRVELYPDRIEITSPGRFPGLADPRTPLTIARFARNPLIARVAIDLGVGQELGEGIRRIYDEMRAGGFTDPEYRQTSGTVTLILRAEHAVDARTMDRLPRYADDVLVTLREARAPLGTGEIVDIMDVNRPAVQRALKALREEGLVTWSGQSPRDPRAVWSLPDTTLTP, encoded by the coding sequence ATGACCCCACCAGTGTGGACCTGCAACACGGTCGTCAGCACCCCGGAAGACCAGTGGTTCGACCGCAAGAGCTTCCGGACCCAGGGCAAAGACCTGGCTAAGACCATCATCGCATTCGCGAATTCCGATGGCGGCACCGTCGCCCTCGGGATTCACAGCGGACAGCTTGAGGGCCTCCCCAGCGCCGACCAACTCAACCAGTTCCGTCAGGTCGGAGTAGAGCAGGTTAACCCGACAGTCCGTTACGACCTCTCGGTTCTCGACTGTCGGGACGAGGACGGAAACCCTGCCCAGGTCTGCCTGATCGACGTGCCAGCCAGTGAACAGGTCCATGAATCCGCGGGCGGAACCTGCTACCTTCGCGTCGGCGATCAGTCGATGAAGCTCAATTTCGATGACCAACTCGAGCTCCGTTACAGCAAAGGCGAGCGTCAGTTCGACTCGCAACCGGTCCGTGGAGCAGAAGACCTGGGCCTGGCCCCTCTCAACACCCAGAACGCGGAAGCCTACGCAGGCACCATTGGCGCGCGTGACGCCATCTCAGCCCTGAGGGGTCGTCATCTCCTGACCCGCCGGGACGAAGTGACCGTTGCAGCGGAACTCCTATTCGGCACTGATCCGCAGGAGTTCTTTCCCAACGCTCTTATCCGGGTTCTGCAGTACGAGGGGCCTCGACGAGAAACAGGTCGTCGACAGAACATCGTCGAGGACATCCGTATCGAGGGGACACTCCCATCGATGATCGAAGAAGCCGCCGCTACCGTCCGGCGGCTCTTCCCCCGACGTCGACGCCTCGACGACACCGGGACCTTCACATGGCAGGCGACGCTCCCCGAAGATGCCTGGCTCGAAGGCCTGGTAAATGCGGTACTGCACCGCTCCTACAGCCTGACCGGGGACCATATCCGGGTCGAGTTGTATCCCGATCGCATCGAAATCACCAGCCCCGGGAGGTTCCCAGGACTGGCTGATCCGCGGACACCGCTGACTATCGCTCGTTTCGCCCGCAATCCCCTGATCGCCCGCGTAGCGATCGATCTGGGAGTCGGCCAGGAACTGGGCGAGGGGATCCGCCGCATCTACGACGAGATGCGGGCCGGCGGATTCACCGACCCGGAATACCGGCAGACGAGCGGCACCGTGACTCTGATCCTCCGCGCCGAACATGCAGTGGATGCACGGACAATGGATCGGCTGCCCCGATATGCGGACGATGTCTTAGTCACGCTCCGGGAAGCCCGGGCTCCGTTGGGGACGGGCGAGATCGTCGACATCATGGACGTCAATCGTCCTGCCGTTCAGCGCGCCCTCAAAGCCCTCAGAGAGGAAGGACTCGTGACATGGAGCGGTCAGTCCCCTCGAGATCCTCGGGCTGTCTGGTCACTGCCAGACACAACACTCACGCCGTAG
- a CDS encoding acyltransferase family protein, translating into MSTPSRSPKTFLPALEGMRAVAALGIIVAHVAFQTGNDTGALVNRMMARLDFFVPVFFALSGFLLWRRHAAGTGWASYYVKRLGRIMPAYWVTVVVVLLLFPVASEGGAPGPVATVANLLLLQNYVPDGLVGGLTHLWSLCVEMFFYLLMPLLALAVGRRSRRVRVAAILAVCSLSYVWPFIAWHDAAVNAHIMPWAFLSWFGAGLLAAELEGWLADAEARGHGRKARTVRRWAGRRWIWILLAVLAVFVAAMDGPEGLVTAGDGEFARRNFYGMVFAASLIGPWAVQPVSRVLDSAVMQALGRWSYSIFLWHMAMLSLVFPLLGVGLFQGETVLVLVATVALTIPVAALSYALVEDPARRAVNQWWRGSLLDRSIK; encoded by the coding sequence ATGAGCACGCCGAGCCGGTCCCCGAAAACTTTCCTCCCCGCCCTGGAGGGGATGCGCGCGGTCGCCGCGCTGGGGATCATCGTCGCCCATGTCGCGTTCCAGACCGGTAACGACACCGGGGCACTGGTCAACCGGATGATGGCACGGCTGGACTTCTTCGTCCCGGTCTTCTTCGCACTGTCCGGTTTCCTGCTGTGGAGGCGTCACGCTGCGGGCACCGGGTGGGCGTCCTACTATGTGAAACGCCTTGGACGGATCATGCCGGCGTACTGGGTGACGGTGGTTGTGGTGCTGTTGCTGTTTCCCGTGGCATCCGAGGGCGGTGCGCCGGGACCGGTCGCCACGGTGGCGAACCTGCTGCTGCTGCAGAACTACGTGCCGGACGGTCTGGTCGGAGGGCTGACACACCTGTGGTCGCTGTGCGTGGAGATGTTCTTCTACCTGCTGATGCCGCTGTTGGCGCTGGCAGTGGGACGGCGTAGCCGCCGGGTCAGGGTAGCTGCGATCCTTGCGGTGTGCTCGCTGAGTTATGTGTGGCCGTTCATTGCGTGGCATGACGCGGCGGTGAACGCACACATCATGCCGTGGGCGTTTCTGTCCTGGTTCGGGGCGGGGCTGCTCGCAGCCGAACTTGAGGGATGGCTGGCGGACGCCGAGGCGCGTGGTCACGGCCGTAAGGCCCGTACCGTCCGACGGTGGGCAGGACGACGGTGGATCTGGATCCTGCTGGCGGTGCTGGCGGTGTTCGTTGCCGCTATGGACGGCCCTGAAGGCTTGGTCACCGCGGGGGACGGCGAGTTCGCCCGGCGTAATTTCTACGGCATGGTGTTCGCCGCCAGTTTGATTGGCCCGTGGGCGGTGCAACCGGTGTCGCGGGTGCTGGACTCCGCGGTGATGCAGGCCCTGGGCCGGTGGTCGTACTCGATCTTCCTGTGGCACATGGCGATGTTGTCGCTGGTGTTCCCGCTGCTGGGGGTCGGACTGTTTCAGGGGGAGACGGTGCTCGTGTTGGTGGCGACGGTGGCGCTGACTATTCCGGTCGCGGCCCTGAGTTATGCATTGGTGGAGGATCCTGCGCGCCGGGCGGTGAACCAGTGGTGGCGGGGCAGTCTACTTGATAGGTCTATCAAGTAG
- a CDS encoding DUF3068 domain-containing protein, with product MKKVFSHLAIILGAALLVIALALPIYVLPKGKVIPKDIESATVTKVTPGILTDAGALAADEPVAGKDSLPECRGENKVVSCFIWPETDIQSQRFVRAQDPTDDDEVTLEAGGTVYRADLPEPENLLSAEIDRVTLDRKTAFPIDEPTSSLNITAPGPDGGNVQEDVPQFTRTGLQFQFPFNTEKKAYPFFDHRLMETNDIDFVDQEKMDGETVYRFEQEIGPSEMYPNVEAMLKGDGELSAADRQSLGSLKLAFPAAKWGLTPDEVDGWDPEDEPAATSEDEEGSDEDAADADLGPEVEMSRYYTVNRVLRVQPDTGVIVHGAEEVWMFYARDDAEAEEMAKPENRERELENPTRTALYYPGEFNDETHENQMTRAKDGLKSMDLIGTYIPWGAGIIGVILLIIGFLLSRSAGRHRN from the coding sequence ATGAAGAAGGTCTTCTCCCACCTCGCCATCATTCTCGGCGCCGCACTGCTGGTCATTGCACTGGCATTGCCGATCTACGTCCTTCCCAAAGGCAAGGTCATCCCAAAGGACATCGAGTCGGCGACCGTCACCAAGGTCACGCCAGGGATCCTGACCGACGCCGGGGCGCTTGCCGCCGACGAGCCCGTCGCCGGCAAGGACTCACTGCCGGAGTGCCGGGGGGAGAACAAGGTGGTCAGCTGCTTCATTTGGCCGGAGACCGACATCCAGTCCCAACGGTTCGTCCGGGCCCAGGACCCCACCGACGATGACGAGGTCACCCTGGAGGCCGGTGGCACCGTCTACCGGGCTGACCTGCCCGAGCCGGAGAACCTGCTCTCCGCCGAGATCGACCGGGTGACCCTCGACCGCAAGACCGCCTTCCCCATCGATGAGCCAACCTCGTCGCTGAACATCACCGCCCCCGGCCCGGACGGCGGCAACGTCCAGGAGGACGTCCCGCAGTTCACCCGCACGGGACTGCAGTTCCAGTTCCCGTTCAACACCGAGAAGAAGGCCTACCCGTTCTTCGACCACCGTCTCATGGAGACCAACGACATCGATTTTGTCGACCAGGAGAAGATGGACGGTGAAACGGTCTACCGCTTCGAGCAGGAGATCGGGCCGTCGGAGATGTACCCCAACGTCGAGGCCATGCTCAAGGGCGATGGTGAGCTCAGCGCCGCCGACCGCCAGTCCCTCGGTTCCCTGAAGCTGGCGTTCCCGGCCGCGAAGTGGGGGCTCACACCCGACGAGGTCGACGGATGGGACCCGGAGGACGAGCCCGCAGCGACCAGCGAGGACGAGGAGGGGTCGGACGAAGACGCCGCAGACGCTGACCTGGGCCCTGAGGTCGAGATGAGCAGGTACTACACGGTCAACCGCGTCCTGCGCGTCCAGCCGGATACCGGCGTCATCGTCCACGGCGCCGAGGAAGTCTGGATGTTCTACGCCCGCGACGACGCGGAAGCAGAGGAGATGGCCAAGCCCGAGAACCGCGAGCGCGAGCTGGAGAACCCGACCCGCACCGCCCTGTACTACCCCGGTGAGTTCAACGACGAGACCCACGAGAACCAGATGACCCGGGCGAAGGATGGCCTGAAGTCCATGGACCTCATCGGCACGTACATCCCGTGGGGCGCCGGGATCATCGGCGTCATTCTGCTCATCATCGGTTTCCTGCTCTCCCGGTCCGCCGGTCGCCACCGCAACTGA
- a CDS encoding ABC transporter ATP-binding protein: protein MTDTQYATGLIHTRGLSKNYGSRTALATIDLDLRPGQIIGLLGENGCGKTTLLKTLAGVLSGYDGEVTIAGHAPGPESKSLVSFLPDVGFLIPSHKVSFCLTMWSDFFADFDIDKARSMINDFGIDENLRIKQLSKGMREKVQVAIAMSRRTPVYLLDEPISGVDPSARDSILRSIMANLSEDSLLLISTHLVHDLEPMLDAVVMMRYGQVMLQGSADDLRAHHGTSLDGIFREEYR, encoded by the coding sequence ATGACGGACACACAATACGCCACGGGCCTGATCCACACCCGTGGGCTCAGCAAGAACTACGGCAGCCGGACAGCACTGGCGACGATCGACCTCGACCTGCGCCCCGGGCAGATCATCGGCCTGCTCGGCGAGAACGGCTGCGGCAAGACGACACTGCTCAAGACCCTGGCCGGCGTCCTTTCAGGGTATGACGGCGAGGTGACTATCGCCGGTCACGCTCCGGGACCGGAGTCCAAGTCGCTCGTGTCCTTCCTGCCCGACGTCGGATTTCTCATCCCGTCCCACAAGGTCAGTTTCTGCCTGACGATGTGGAGCGACTTCTTCGCCGACTTCGACATCGACAAAGCCCGCTCGATGATCAACGACTTCGGGATCGACGAGAACCTCCGCATCAAACAGCTCTCCAAAGGGATGCGGGAGAAGGTGCAGGTGGCGATCGCCATGTCCCGCCGGACACCGGTCTATCTGCTCGACGAACCGATCTCCGGGGTGGACCCGTCCGCCCGGGACTCAATACTCAGGAGCATCATGGCGAACCTCTCGGAGGACTCGCTGCTGCTGATTTCCACTCATCTCGTCCATGATCTCGAGCCGATGCTCGACGCGGTGGTGATGATGCGCTACGGCCAGGTGATGCTCCAAGGCAGTGCCGATGACCTGCGCGCACACCACGGCACCAGCCTGGACGGCATCTTCCGGGAGGAGTACCGATGA
- a CDS encoding GntR family transcriptional regulator has protein sequence MEFDNSSPIWSQLLAEFSRRIVVGHWQPGSRLPGVRDLAAELGVNPNTVQRSLSELERAGLCRTERTVGRFVTEDDDRINEERQNLARGAVDDFVRRVRGLALSRNEAEALVTTRWGETDTEMEEQ, from the coding sequence GTGGAATTCGACAACTCGTCCCCGATCTGGAGTCAGCTGCTCGCGGAGTTCTCACGGCGCATCGTGGTCGGTCACTGGCAACCAGGGTCCCGCCTTCCCGGCGTCCGCGACCTCGCTGCCGAACTGGGCGTGAACCCGAACACCGTCCAACGGTCGCTGAGTGAGCTGGAGCGCGCCGGGCTGTGCCGCACCGAGCGGACGGTCGGGCGGTTCGTCACCGAGGACGACGACCGGATCAACGAGGAACGACAGAACCTGGCACGCGGCGCCGTCGACGATTTCGTCCGGCGCGTCCGCGGACTGGCATTGAGCCGGAACGAGGCTGAAGCCCTCGTCACGACCAGGTGGGGAGAAACGGACACTGAGATGGAGGAGCAATGA